One region of Herpetosiphon gulosus genomic DNA includes:
- a CDS encoding FAD-binding protein, with protein sequence MTQLSRRTFLKSLVAGAVVVGFDRATSSWVTSAHAAEQLAPNFPTFDGVLYTDAATRAEAAEDYGHIIHRTPNAVLKPGSVNDIVRLVRFAKNNNIKISGRGQGHSTYGQPQIQGGVVIDMSTLNTIHEIGRDYVIADAGLKWHQLLDSTLAQGLTPPVMTDYIELSIGGTLSVGGIGGASHQHGVQIDNVIELTVVTGEGNLETCSKNRNKDLFESVLGGLGQFAIIVRAKLKLIRAETSARVFNLFYDDIETFTGDQTRLIRDGRFDYVEGQVVPKAGGGWNFMLEAVSYYSGNKLPNNTRLLRNLSYTQGTEVISDTTYFAFLNRLEATEAFLRSIGVWFLPHPWFDVFVKSRHVNQYVGNILETLTLDDTGQGPILLYPVKTNKFTKPFFRVPDGEIVFLFDILRTAPNIPEVINAMMASNRELFETNRDLGGNRYAIGAIEFSQADWQQHFGNVWNDFRRAKNRYDPCNILGGGQGIF encoded by the coding sequence ATGACGCAACTTAGCCGCCGTACATTCTTGAAAAGTCTCGTTGCAGGTGCTGTGGTAGTTGGTTTTGACCGTGCTACTAGTTCGTGGGTCACTTCGGCCCACGCCGCCGAGCAACTCGCGCCAAATTTCCCAACGTTCGATGGTGTGCTCTACACCGATGCCGCTACCCGCGCTGAAGCAGCCGAAGATTACGGTCATATCATTCACCGTACGCCCAATGCTGTGCTTAAACCTGGCTCAGTCAATGATATTGTGCGCCTCGTTCGCTTTGCCAAAAATAACAATATTAAAATCTCAGGCCGTGGTCAAGGTCACTCCACCTATGGTCAGCCCCAAATTCAAGGCGGGGTTGTGATCGATATGAGTACCCTCAACACGATTCATGAAATTGGCCGCGATTATGTCATTGCTGATGCTGGCTTGAAATGGCATCAACTACTCGATAGCACTTTGGCTCAAGGCCTAACCCCACCCGTTATGACCGACTATATTGAGCTATCAATTGGTGGCACATTGAGCGTCGGCGGGATTGGCGGAGCCAGCCATCAACATGGTGTGCAAATTGACAACGTGATCGAATTGACGGTTGTCACAGGCGAAGGTAACTTAGAAACCTGTTCAAAAAACCGCAACAAAGATTTATTTGAATCGGTGCTTGGTGGCTTGGGCCAATTTGCAATTATCGTGCGGGCCAAACTCAAATTGATTCGCGCCGAAACCAGCGCCCGCGTATTCAACTTGTTCTACGACGATATCGAAACCTTTACTGGCGATCAAACCCGCTTGATCCGCGATGGGCGCTTCGATTATGTTGAAGGCCAAGTCGTGCCCAAAGCCGGTGGTGGCTGGAACTTTATGCTCGAAGCAGTAAGCTATTATTCAGGCAATAAGTTGCCCAATAACACCCGCTTGTTGCGCAATTTGAGCTATACCCAAGGCACTGAAGTTATCTCAGATACGACCTATTTCGCTTTCTTGAATCGCTTGGAAGCAACCGAAGCCTTCTTGCGCTCAATCGGCGTTTGGTTCTTGCCACATCCATGGTTCGATGTGTTCGTCAAGAGCCGCCACGTCAACCAATATGTTGGCAATATCTTGGAAACCTTGACCCTAGACGATACTGGCCAAGGCCCAATCTTGCTCTATCCAGTCAAGACCAATAAATTTACCAAGCCATTCTTCCGCGTACCCGATGGCGAAATCGTCTTCTTGTTTGATATTTTGCGCACTGCGCCAAATATTCCTGAAGTGATCAACGCCATGATGGCCAGCAACCGCGAGTTGTTTGAAACCAACCGCGATCTTGGTGGCAACCGCTACGCAATTGGCGCAATCGAGTTTAGCCAAGCTGATTGGCAACAACACTTTGGCAATGTCTGGAATGACTTCCGCCGTGCCAAGAATCGCTACGATCCTTGCAATATCCTTGGTGGGGGCCAAGGCATATTCTAA
- the ssb gene encoding single-stranded DNA-binding protein, with the protein MAKDLNKVQLTGRLGADPEMRFTPQGTAVTTFRVASNRSWKTAEGEQREDTEWFSIVAWNKLAEICNQYLNKGTRVYIEGRSQTRSWVEEQSGQTRYKTEIVANDMIILDGRREGVAYNAEEPEEEWASPPEPAPVARPAAARPAAPARSNGNGGSAAPAKAPARSAAPAATQTRPASRKPVVTDEDDLPF; encoded by the coding sequence ATGGCCAAGGATCTCAACAAAGTTCAATTGACTGGGCGTTTAGGTGCAGACCCTGAGATGCGTTTTACGCCCCAAGGCACTGCTGTCACTACCTTTCGGGTGGCTTCAAACCGCTCGTGGAAAACAGCTGAAGGCGAACAACGTGAAGATACCGAATGGTTTTCAATTGTCGCGTGGAATAAACTCGCCGAAATTTGTAATCAATATTTGAATAAAGGCACTCGCGTTTATATCGAAGGCCGATCACAAACCCGCTCGTGGGTTGAGGAACAAAGCGGTCAAACCCGCTATAAAACCGAGATTGTGGCCAATGATATGATTATTCTCGATGGCCGGCGCGAGGGCGTGGCTTACAACGCTGAGGAGCCAGAAGAAGAATGGGCTAGCCCGCCTGAGCCAGCTCCAGTTGCCCGACCTGCCGCTGCCCGACCTGCTGCCCCTGCTCGCAGCAATGGCAATGGTGGTAGTGCTGCTCCCGCCAAAGCACCAGCTCGTAGCGCTGCTCCAGCTGCAACCCAAACACGGCCAGCCTCGCGCAAGCCAGTGGTAACCG